A single Streptomyces mirabilis DNA region contains:
- a CDS encoding sensor histidine kinase, translating to MGRGKLRIYLGAAPGVGKTYAMLSEAHRRVERGTDCVVAFVQHHNRPRTEVMLHGLEQVPRKQLDYRGSVFTEMDVDAVLLRAPAVALVDELAHTNVPGSRNAKRWQDVEELLAAGIDVVSTVNIQHLESLGDVVESITGVRQRETVPDEVVRRADQIELVDMSPQALRRRMAHGNIYKSDKVDAALSNYFRPGNLTALRELALLWVADRVDEYLTEYRSEHRVSKIWGSRERIVVGLTGGPEGRTLIRRAARLAEKGAGGEVMAVYIARSDGLTSASPKELAVQRTLAEDLGGTFHHVVGDDIPVALLDFARGVNATQIVLGSSRRKTWQYVFGPGVGATVARESGPDLDVHIVTHDEVAKGRGLPVARGARLGRSRIIWGWLVGVGGPVVLALLLNTIDLGLANDMLLFLTVTVAAALLGGLFPALASAAFGSLLLNYYYTPPLHRLTIADPKNIVAIAIFVGVAVSVASVVDLAARRTHQAARLRAESEILSFLAGSVLRGETSLEALLERVRETFGMESVALLERAGEVDPWTCAGSVGPQSPKRPEDADVDMPVGDHMALALSGRVLPASDRRVLAAFAAQAAVVLDRQRLQHEADQAKELAEGNRIRTALLAAVSHDLRTPLAAIKAAVSSLRSDDVAWSEEDQAELLEAIEEGADRLDHLVGNLLDMSRLQTGTVTPLIREIDLDEVVPMALGGVPEGSAELDIPETLPMVAVDPGLLERSVANLVENAVKYSPADEPVLVSASAMANRVEVRVVDRGPGVPDEAKDRIFAPFQRYGDAPRGAGVGLGLAVARGFAEAMGGTLNAEDTPGGGLTMVLTVRAVDRLPDLATATAERQAS from the coding sequence ATGGGACGCGGCAAGCTTCGGATCTACCTCGGTGCGGCACCGGGGGTCGGCAAGACGTACGCGATGCTCTCCGAGGCGCACCGCCGCGTGGAGCGGGGCACCGACTGTGTCGTCGCCTTCGTACAGCACCACAACCGGCCGCGCACCGAGGTGATGCTGCACGGCCTGGAGCAGGTTCCGCGCAAACAGCTCGACTACCGGGGCTCCGTCTTCACCGAGATGGACGTGGACGCCGTACTGCTCCGCGCCCCGGCCGTCGCCCTGGTGGACGAACTCGCGCACACCAATGTCCCCGGCTCCCGCAACGCCAAGCGCTGGCAGGACGTCGAGGAACTCCTCGCCGCCGGGATCGATGTCGTCTCCACCGTCAACATCCAGCACCTTGAGTCGCTGGGTGACGTCGTGGAGTCCATCACGGGCGTACGGCAGCGCGAGACCGTACCCGACGAGGTTGTACGGCGGGCCGACCAGATCGAACTGGTCGACATGTCGCCCCAGGCGCTGCGTCGCCGTATGGCGCACGGCAACATCTACAAGTCCGACAAGGTCGACGCGGCCCTGTCCAACTACTTCCGGCCCGGCAACCTCACCGCCCTGCGTGAACTCGCCCTGCTGTGGGTGGCCGACCGGGTCGACGAGTACCTGACCGAGTACCGCAGCGAGCACCGGGTCTCGAAGATCTGGGGGTCGCGCGAGCGGATCGTGGTCGGGCTGACCGGGGGTCCCGAGGGGCGCACGCTGATCCGCCGGGCCGCCCGGCTCGCGGAGAAGGGCGCGGGCGGCGAGGTCATGGCCGTCTACATAGCCCGCAGCGACGGACTGACCTCCGCCTCGCCCAAGGAACTCGCCGTCCAGCGCACCCTGGCCGAGGACCTCGGCGGCACCTTCCACCATGTCGTCGGGGACGACATACCGGTCGCGCTGCTCGACTTCGCGCGCGGGGTGAACGCCACCCAGATCGTGCTCGGCTCCTCGCGCCGCAAGACCTGGCAGTACGTCTTCGGGCCCGGCGTCGGTGCCACCGTCGCCCGCGAGTCGGGTCCCGACCTGGACGTCCACATCGTCACCCACGACGAGGTCGCCAAGGGACGCGGACTGCCGGTCGCCCGGGGCGCGCGGCTCGGCCGCTCCCGGATCATCTGGGGCTGGCTGGTCGGCGTGGGCGGCCCGGTGGTGCTGGCTCTGCTGCTGAACACCATCGACCTCGGCCTCGCCAACGACATGCTGCTGTTCCTGACGGTGACGGTCGCGGCGGCGCTGCTCGGCGGACTCTTCCCGGCCCTTGCCTCGGCGGCCTTCGGCTCGCTGCTGCTGAACTACTACTACACGCCGCCGCTGCACCGGCTGACGATCGCCGACCCGAAGAACATCGTCGCCATCGCGATCTTCGTCGGGGTCGCGGTGTCGGTGGCCTCCGTCGTGGACCTCGCCGCCCGGCGTACGCACCAGGCGGCCCGGCTGCGCGCCGAGTCGGAGATCCTCTCCTTCCTCGCGGGCAGTGTGCTGCGCGGCGAGACCAGCCTGGAGGCCCTGCTGGAACGGGTCCGGGAGACCTTCGGCATGGAGTCGGTCGCCCTGCTGGAGCGAGCCGGCGAGGTCGACCCGTGGACGTGCGCGGGCAGCGTGGGCCCCCAGTCACCGAAGCGCCCCGAGGACGCGGACGTGGACATGCCGGTCGGCGACCACATGGCGCTCGCGCTCTCCGGACGCGTGCTGCCCGCCTCCGACCGCCGGGTGCTCGCCGCCTTCGCCGCCCAGGCCGCAGTCGTCCTGGACCGCCAGCGCCTCCAGCACGAGGCCGACCAGGCCAAGGAGCTGGCCGAGGGCAACCGCATCCGTACCGCGCTGCTCGCCGCCGTCAGCCACGACCTGCGTACCCCGCTGGCCGCGATCAAGGCCGCCGTGTCCTCGCTGCGGTCCGACGACGTGGCCTGGTCGGAGGAGGACCAGGCGGAGCTCCTGGAGGCGATCGAGGAGGGCGCCGACCGGCTCGACCACCTGGTGGGCAACCTGCTCGACATGTCCCGCCTGCAGACCGGCACGGTCACCCCGCTGATCCGCGAGATCGACCTCGACGAGGTGGTCCCGATGGCGCTGGGCGGCGTACCCGAGGGCAGTGCCGAGCTGGACATCCCCGAGACACTGCCCATGGTCGCCGTCGACCCCGGTCTGCTGGAACGCTCGGTCGCCAACCTCGTCGAGAACGCCGTCAAGTACAGCCCCGCCGACGAACCGGTCCTGGTGTCCGCGAGCGCCATGGCGAACCGGGTGGAGGTACGGGTGGTGGATCGCGGCCCCGGCGTCCCGGACGAGGCCAAGGACCGAATTTTCGCGCCCTTCCAGCGCTACGGCGACGCTCCCCGCGGCGCGGGCGTCGGCCTCGGCCTCGCGGTCGCCCGCGGCTTCGCCGAGGCGATGGGCGGCACACTGAACGC
- a CDS encoding ABC transporter ATP-binding protein: MSQVEVATKTMVRVENVHRWYGGGAAVVPALRGVSFDVPRGELVALTGCPGSGRTTLLNMVGGLDEPDAGRITVDGLALDRLGEDGLLELRRDRIGFVFQPLGLIPLLTVAENVGVPLRLRGVAQHVREERIARLLSLVGLTDHAARRPGELTGGQQQRVAIARALAGEPALLVADEFAAGLDPGTGRALMELLHVIVRGEQVTALIAPSRATPLDPADRILELRDGGIVEH; this comes from the coding sequence ATGAGCCAGGTCGAGGTCGCCACGAAGACCATGGTGCGCGTCGAGAACGTGCATCGCTGGTACGGCGGTGGAGCCGCCGTCGTACCCGCCCTGCGCGGCGTCTCCTTCGATGTGCCACGCGGCGAACTCGTCGCCCTCACCGGCTGCCCCGGGTCCGGCAGGACCACGCTTCTCAACATGGTCGGCGGGCTCGACGAACCGGACGCGGGGCGGATCACCGTTGACGGGCTCGCACTGGACAGGCTCGGCGAGGACGGCCTGCTGGAACTGCGCCGGGACCGGATCGGCTTCGTCTTCCAGCCCCTCGGGCTCATCCCGCTGCTCACGGTCGCCGAGAACGTCGGTGTGCCGCTGCGGCTGCGCGGGGTCGCGCAGCACGTGCGCGAGGAGCGGATCGCACGGCTGCTCTCGCTCGTCGGGCTCACCGACCACGCGGCGCGCCGGCCCGGGGAGCTCACCGGCGGGCAGCAACAGCGCGTGGCGATTGCGCGCGCCCTCGCGGGCGAACCCGCGCTCCTCGTCGCCGACGAGTTCGCGGCCGGGCTCGACCCCGGGACCGGCCGTGCCCTGATGGAGCTGCTGCACGTGATCGTCCGCGGCGAACAGGTGACGGCCCTGATCGCCCCCTCCAGGGCGACCCCGCTCGACCCGGCCGATCGGATCCTGGAGCTGCGCGACGGAGGAATCGTCGAGCACTGA
- a CDS encoding alginate lyase family protein, translating to MRRTALLATVTALVAGALAWPAARQADAAPVTFAHPGVTVSRSQLDFARTKVNAGAQPWKAAYDQMMASKYADLNRVPKPRATVECGSYSNPNNGCTDEREDAIAAYTDALAWYITRDDRYAQKSIALMDAWSAVIKEHTNSNAPLQTGWAGSSWPKAAELIKYTYTGTWANSGRFATMLRTVYLPEVINGSNSNGNWELSMMEAAVGISVFLEDRTSYDKAMAKFRTRTAAYVYLSSDGALPKTVPSQNLDTTAKIVNYWQGQSTFVTGLTQETCRDFTHTGYGISAISHIAETSRIQGEDLYGTDVGERLRQALGFQAKYQLGEAVPSWLCGGSLTLGLGPVTETGYNALHNRLGIAMTNTQKLTEQNRPSGSNNLFVAWETLTDGDNPN from the coding sequence ATGCGCCGTACCGCACTCCTCGCCACCGTCACCGCCCTCGTCGCGGGCGCCCTCGCCTGGCCCGCCGCCCGACAGGCCGACGCCGCCCCCGTGACCTTCGCGCACCCCGGAGTCACGGTCTCCAGGAGCCAGCTGGACTTCGCCCGCACCAAGGTCAACGCCGGGGCCCAGCCCTGGAAGGCCGCGTACGACCAGATGATGGCGAGCAAGTACGCCGACCTGAACCGCGTCCCGAAGCCCCGCGCGACCGTGGAGTGCGGCTCCTACTCCAACCCCAACAACGGCTGCACGGACGAGCGCGAGGACGCGATAGCCGCGTACACCGACGCCCTCGCCTGGTACATCACCCGCGACGACCGGTACGCGCAGAAGTCCATCGCCCTGATGGACGCCTGGTCGGCCGTGATCAAGGAGCACACCAACAGCAACGCGCCCCTGCAGACCGGCTGGGCCGGCTCCTCCTGGCCCAAGGCCGCCGAGCTCATCAAGTACACCTACACCGGCACCTGGGCCAACTCCGGCCGCTTCGCGACCATGCTGCGCACCGTCTACCTCCCCGAGGTCATCAACGGCTCGAACTCCAACGGGAACTGGGAACTGTCGATGATGGAGGCCGCCGTCGGCATCTCCGTCTTCCTCGAGGACCGGACGTCGTACGACAAGGCCATGGCGAAGTTCCGGACCCGTACGGCCGCGTACGTCTATCTCTCCTCCGACGGCGCGCTGCCCAAGACCGTGCCGAGCCAGAACCTCGACACCACCGCGAAGATCGTCAACTACTGGCAGGGGCAGTCCACCTTCGTCACCGGGCTCACTCAGGAGACCTGCCGCGACTTCACGCACACCGGGTACGGCATCTCGGCCATCTCGCACATCGCCGAGACCAGCCGGATCCAGGGCGAGGACCTGTACGGCACCGACGTCGGCGAGCGGCTGCGGCAGGCGCTCGGATTCCAGGCGAAGTACCAGCTGGGCGAGGCGGTGCCGAGCTGGCTGTGCGGCGGTTCCCTCACCCTCGGGCTGGGTCCCGTGACCGAGACCGGCTACAACGCCCTGCACAACCGCCTGGGCATCGCCATGACCAACACCCAGAAGCTGACCGAGCAGAACCGGCCGTCCGGCAGTAACAACCTCTTCGTCGCCTGGGAGACTCTCACCGACGGGGACAACCCCAACTGA